The segment TTGCTCTGGGAAACCTTGCTGCATCACTCCCTCGAATTAGACCGTCATCGATCCCTCCAACAATCCGGCTTGCGTTCGCCCCTGTTGGCAGCTGCGATGGCAGACGAGCGACAACGGGTGCATCAGGCGCTGCGCAGCATGCAGTTGTGTCGTGAGGCCTGTCGATGATGCATCGCGACGACCTGCGATTGGCCATTTGCGTGGGTCTTGCGGCCGGCTTCGGCAGCATCAGCACGGTGCCGGATGGCTACTACTTGCCGCTCACCGTGGCGGCCGTGATGGTGGGTAGCTACGGCGGCTCCTATGCCCTCGGATTGCAGCGAGTGATTTGCACGTTGCTGGGCGGTTTGCTGTTGTTGATTGCCCAGCCTGCCTTCACCGGGCTGCCCTTTCCGATTGGGTTGGCGCTGATGTTGGGCCTGATTCGGTTTCTGGGTGGTTGCCTGGGCTTGGAGGCGGGTTACAAGATCACCGGGATGGTGGTGGTTATGGGCTGGTTGATGCAGTCCACCGCTGTGGATGGCTGGTTGGGCCTCAAGCTGAGCTGGACGGCGCTTGGGGTGGTGCTGGCTTTACTGGCGTTGCATCTGTTTTGGCCGAGTACTGCGATTCGCGAGCATCAAAAGGCCTATGGGGCCTTGTTGGAGCTCCAGCGGGAAGCGCTGCTGGAACAACAGCGGCTGTTGGTTCAATCGGCCGGTGCACGCCTCTCACCAGCTCGCCGTAAGGAACGCCATCGCGAGCTGATGCGCGCACTGATTCAATCGCGGGCCACGCGTTCGGCTGCGGTGCTTGAGCTGGGTGCCAATCCCTACGCCCAGCCGCAAATGCATCTGTGGACTGACCTGGAGCGCTGTTGTGCTGCCATCGCTGGATGCATCACCGCCTTGCGGGCCTTGCGTGAGCCGCTTGTTGCGGTTCCTGGCTTCCGTGGGTTGCATCAGGCTGAAGCTCATCTTCTGGCTGATGCCGCTGCGCTGCTTGGTGTGTGGCAGGACGCTCTGAAAAAGAACCGACCAGCGCTATCGGCTGACAGCACATCTCAGGATCTTCAGGCCTCGATAGAGCATTTGCGCAGTGTGGAGAGGGATTTGCTGAAGCAGCCCGATCTACCGCAGGTTCTCGATCCATTCCAGCAGCGCCAATTGGCGCGCCGCTTGCTCCTTTGCTACCAGATTGGAGCTGTGGTGCAGCGGATGCAACTGCGTTGGCAGGAGTTGATCGTTACCAATAGGGATCCGTCGCCAGCTCCACCGTGAGCTCTCCGCTTTTGCTGGCCGGCACGGTGGCGATGCAGGCTCGAACCGTGGTTCCGTTCACATCGAGTTCGCAGGCGCCGCAGCTGCCGCCCAGGCAGCCTGTGGGGATAGCGAAGCCGGCCTCGCGGGCTGCCTGAAGCCAATCCATGCCTGGGGCGCAGCGGGTGGTTTGCCCCGTAGGCCAGTGGATTAACACCTCTTTCATGGTTGATGCAGCAATGGCTCCAAGTTCACGTGCTGCTCGAAGGCATCGGCGAGGCGATCGAGCAAAGCATCGCGCTGACGGCTGTGGTGTGGTTGCTGTTCGCTCAGCATCGGCAACCCCTTGCGCGCCCTGAGCTGATTCAGCCAGCGTCGCCGCCAGGGTCCGCTTTCAAACACGCCATGCAGATAGGTGCCGGCCACATTCGCTTGCACCCATCCCAGTCCGTCATCCACGCAGAGCGACTGGCAGGGTTCAAGGGCGAAGGTGCTGCCTCGGTGCAGCTCGAAGCCTTCGATTTGCAGAGAGGTGCTCTCTGAGGAGGTGTCGTTCAAGGCTGGCCATTGGGCTTGACTGGCGCGCTGCCGCAGAGCTTTCTCGCCGCCAAACACGGTGCGCAGGGGCAGAAGGTTGAGTCCGGCTGCGCTTGAGGCGGCTCCGTTTCCTCCCTCAAGCCCCTCGGGATCATGGAGCTCACGGCCCAGAAGCTGCATCCCGCCGCACACGCCGAACACATGCCCACCGCTTGCGGCGAACCGATGCAGTTCACTGCAAAGTGCTGCACTCTGCTGCAGGGCTTCCAGGTCGCGCAGGGTCTGCTTGCTTCCCGGCACCACCACGGCATCAGGGTTGCCCAGCTCCTCCCCGGGAGCCACCCAGCGCAATTGCACGCTCGGTTCGGCCTCGAGGGGATCGAGATCAGAGAAGTTGCTCAGCGATGGCAGCTTGAGCACGGCGATCTCCAGCTCGGCGCCGCGCTTGCGGCCCCGGCGCTCCAGCAGATCGAGGGAGTCTTCCGGGGGGAACAGCTCATCGAGCCAGGGCATCACGCCGAGCACGGGAATGCCGGTGTTGTCCTCCAGCCAGCGGCGCCCCTCATCAAACAGTTCACGGCGGCCGCGGAAGCGGTTGATCAGCAGCCCGCGAATCAGCGGACGCTCCACCGGCCGCAGCAGCGCCAAGGTGCCCACCAGCTGGGCGAACACGCCGCCGCGCTCGATGTCGGCCACCAGGATGCAGTTGGCGCGCAGGTATTGGGCCAGGCGCAGGTTGGTGAGATCGCGCGGCTGCAGGTTCACCTCCACCGGGCTGCCCGCCCCCTCCAGCACCAGCCGCCCGCCGGGGTACGCCGCCTGCATCTCGCCCAGGCCCTGGCGGATTGCGGCCCAACCCGGACGAAACCAGTCGCGGTAGTAGTGCTCGGCGCGGCAGCTGCCCACCGACTGCCCCAGGTGGATCACCTCACTGGTGCTGTCGCCCTGGGGCTTGAGCAGCACCGGGTTCATGGCGCACTGGGGCTCGAGCCCCGCGGCCCAGGCCTGCAGCGCCTGGGAGTAGGCCATCTCGCCGCCCGCCTGATCCACCCAGGCGTTGTTGCTCATGTTCTGCCCCTTGAAGGGCAGCGGTGTTTCACCGCGCCGACGCAACACGCGGCAGAGGGCGGCCGTCATCAACGACTTGCCGGCACCGCTGCTGGTGCCAAGCACCATCAAGGGGGTGGGGGTGTTCACGTTGGGCCGGTGCTGTTGGTTTCAAACCAGGCCTGAAGGTCAGTCCATGGCAGTTCACCTGCGGCCAGGCGGCAGATCATCAAAACCACCTCTTCATTGGAGGCCTGGAAACGGAAGCCGTTGAGACCCAAAAACACGACGGCAACCAGAAAGCCGCTGCGCTTGTTTCCATCTGCAAAGGGATGGGCTCGGATGAGTGCTTCTGCATAGGCTGCCGCCAATTGGGGAATGGTGCTGAGTTCCTCGACATCCCAGCGTTGTCTGGGGCGAGCCAGAGCCGCCTCTAGCGCTGTTGCATTGCGAATGCCTTGCAATCCGCCGTGCTCGAGGATTTGATCGTGATGAATGGCACGCACGGCTATCGCTGGAACCCAGCAGGGCTCAGGGCCTGCGCTCATTGGGCGAGCTCGCGCAAGGCTGGCTGGAATTGTTTGGCGGCTTCGGAGGCCAAAGCGAGAGCCTGCTGAACCGTGGGGTCAAACGGCGTTAAGAGGATGCCGTCTTCGGTTTCGATGGCCTGGATGCGATCGCCTGGTTCCAGATGGAATCTGCGTGCCAGTTCCTTGGGGATGGTGGCGCTCACAGAGCCACCGGATTGCCGCAGGGTTACTTCTGGGGCCATGGCTCGATTGGCGGGAAGCACAGAAATGCTACCCATGGATTGTTCGTGCTGGTTCGCCTGGGCTCATCGGCTGTTTTCGG is part of the Synechococcus sp. HK05 genome and harbors:
- a CDS encoding FUSC family protein; this encodes MHRDDLRLAICVGLAAGFGSISTVPDGYYLPLTVAAVMVGSYGGSYALGLQRVICTLLGGLLLLIAQPAFTGLPFPIGLALMLGLIRFLGGCLGLEAGYKITGMVVVMGWLMQSTAVDGWLGLKLSWTALGVVLALLALHLFWPSTAIREHQKAYGALLELQREALLEQQRLLVQSAGARLSPARRKERHRELMRALIQSRATRSAAVLELGANPYAQPQMHLWTDLERCCAAIAGCITALRALREPLVAVPGFRGLHQAEAHLLADAAALLGVWQDALKKNRPALSADSTSQDLQASIEHLRSVERDLLKQPDLPQVLDPFQQRQLARRLLLCYQIGAVVQRMQLRWQELIVTNRDPSPAPP
- a CDS encoding 2Fe-2S iron-sulfur cluster binding domain-containing protein; this translates as MKEVLIHWPTGQTTRCAPGMDWLQAAREAGFAIPTGCLGGSCGACELDVNGTTVRACIATVPASKSGELTVELATDPYW
- a CDS encoding cobyric acid synthase encodes the protein MVLGTSSGAGKSLMTAALCRVLRRRGETPLPFKGQNMSNNAWVDQAGGEMAYSQALQAWAAGLEPQCAMNPVLLKPQGDSTSEVIHLGQSVGSCRAEHYYRDWFRPGWAAIRQGLGEMQAAYPGGRLVLEGAGSPVEVNLQPRDLTNLRLAQYLRANCILVADIERGGVFAQLVGTLALLRPVERPLIRGLLINRFRGRRELFDEGRRWLEDNTGIPVLGVMPWLDELFPPEDSLDLLERRGRKRGAELEIAVLKLPSLSNFSDLDPLEAEPSVQLRWVAPGEELGNPDAVVVPGSKQTLRDLEALQQSAALCSELHRFAASGGHVFGVCGGMQLLGRELHDPEGLEGGNGAASSAAGLNLLPLRTVFGGEKALRQRASQAQWPALNDTSSESTSLQIEGFELHRGSTFALEPCQSLCVDDGLGWVQANVAGTYLHGVFESGPWRRRWLNQLRARKGLPMLSEQQPHHSRQRDALLDRLADAFEQHVNLEPLLHQP
- a CDS encoding type II toxin-antitoxin system death-on-curing family toxin translates to MRAIHHDQILEHGGLQGIRNATALEAALARPRQRWDVEELSTIPQLAAAYAEALIRAHPFADGNKRSGFLVAVVFLGLNGFRFQASNEEVVLMICRLAAGELPWTDLQAWFETNSTGPT
- a CDS encoding AbrB/MazE/SpoVT family DNA-binding domain-containing protein, with product MGSISVLPANRAMAPEVTLRQSGGSVSATIPKELARRFHLEPGDRIQAIETEDGILLTPFDPTVQQALALASEAAKQFQPALRELAQ